In the genome of Desulfovibrio desulfuricans, one region contains:
- a CDS encoding YbjQ family protein — MFFLLGGHEKKSRKAERPAGASDGSDRVREVFLAGRFPVVTTHQVEGRRIAKVLGLVCCRGFDSDEAFFGMAARAMNKGAQAIVGYNENVAFHPDGSKYFSCFGTAVMFEFDPADPESLPLMLQQKFKAQEQSGLSEII, encoded by the coding sequence ATGTTCTTTTTGCTGGGAGGCCACGAGAAAAAGAGCCGCAAGGCGGAGAGGCCAGCGGGCGCTTCTGACGGCAGCGACCGAGTGCGCGAGGTTTTTCTTGCCGGACGTTTTCCTGTGGTGACGACGCATCAGGTGGAGGGCCGCCGCATCGCCAAGGTGCTGGGGCTGGTGTGCTGCCGGGGGTTTGATTCGGACGAGGCCTTTTTTGGCATGGCGGCGCGCGCCATGAACAAGGGCGCTCAGGCCATCGTGGGCTATAACGAAAACGTGGCCTTTCACCCCGACGGCAGCAAGTATTTTTCCTGCTTCGGCACGGCAGTGATGTTTGAATTTGACCCCGCCGATCCGGAATCATTGCCGCTCATGCTGCAACAAAAATTCAAGGCTCAGGAACAATCTGGCCTCAGCGAAATAATCTGA
- the flgA gene encoding flagellar basal body P-ring formation chaperone FlgA: MRFLRGIRAILGSLGLHAGAPTRKAPRGAACGLACAMLWGAILLPPAPTAYAAPQSGVSGATWQDNDRNHRRSPNQIVTQLRTPQQAQAGQMPLPDDAQDQRAAKARNQLAAGEAPMAQDGQLNMLGPGDWRLKILSAAVTNSEMVLLGDIAVPLGQIAPDIWGQLRTQQLWPAPPEEGKPLQINNSRLAHALRQALGKEVAGRCILPSSLVIQRGGLVFHEEDLRSYVVKSLTPQLAAMPGEVELSDFRLPDYIFLAHAQQRVQLEPGKLSPGRVPLRFAVQEVDGNVLRRISGTVNLTLWITAPAASRPMNKGEALAAESVTFMKVNASQLRDLPWDGRGGPWQLNRSLNTGEPILQSDLVSQLMVKRGDVVNLVYRKGNLRIATQAQALGDGEPGATIAVRNLQTKKQVYAIVKDGSTVEIH; this comes from the coding sequence ATGCGGTTTTTGCGGGGCATAAGGGCAATATTGGGCAGCCTTGGGCTGCATGCGGGGGCGCCGACACGCAAGGCTCCGCGCGGTGCGGCCTGCGGGCTTGCCTGCGCCATGCTTTGGGGTGCGATCTTGCTGCCGCCTGCGCCTACGGCGTATGCGGCTCCGCAGAGCGGTGTTTCCGGCGCCACATGGCAGGATAACGATCGCAACCACCGGCGCTCGCCCAACCAGATTGTGACCCAGCTGCGCACGCCGCAGCAGGCCCAGGCGGGGCAAATGCCGCTGCCCGACGACGCTCAGGATCAGCGCGCCGCCAAAGCGCGCAACCAGCTTGCGGCGGGCGAGGCCCCCATGGCGCAGGATGGCCAGCTCAACATGCTTGGCCCCGGCGATTGGCGGCTCAAAATATTGTCGGCCGCAGTCACCAATTCAGAGATGGTGCTGTTGGGGGATATTGCCGTTCCGCTGGGGCAGATAGCCCCAGATATCTGGGGGCAGCTGCGCACGCAGCAGCTTTGGCCAGCGCCGCCCGAAGAAGGCAAGCCTTTGCAGATCAACAACTCCCGGCTTGCCCATGCCCTGAGGCAGGCGCTAGGCAAGGAAGTGGCCGGGCGCTGCATCCTGCCCAGCTCACTGGTAATCCAGCGCGGCGGCCTGGTGTTTCACGAGGAAGACCTGCGCTCCTATGTTGTCAAAAGCCTGACGCCCCAGCTTGCGGCCATGCCGGGCGAGGTGGAGCTGAGCGATTTTCGCCTGCCGGATTATATTTTTCTGGCCCACGCGCAGCAGCGGGTGCAACTTGAGCCGGGCAAGCTCTCGCCGGGGCGCGTACCCCTGCGCTTTGCCGTGCAGGAGGTTGACGGCAACGTGCTGCGGCGCATCTCGGGCACGGTCAACCTCACCCTATGGATAACGGCCCCGGCGGCTTCACGTCCAATGAACAAGGGTGAGGCCCTGGCTGCGGAGTCGGTAACCTTTATGAAGGTCAACGCCAGCCAGCTGCGCGACCTGCCCTGGGACGGGCGCGGCGGCCCCTGGCAGCTTAACCGCTCCCTCAATACGGGCGAGCCAATTTTGCAAAGTGATCTTGTGAGCCAGCTGATGGTCAAGCGAGGCGACGTGGTCAACCTTGTGTATCGCAAGGGTAATCTGCGCATAGCCACGCAGGCCCAGGCTCTGGGCGACGGCGAGCCGGGCGCAACCATAGCGGTACGAAATCTGCAAACAAAAAAACAGGTCTACGCCATTGTAAAAGATGGCAGCACTGTGGAAATCCACTAG
- a CDS encoding HpcH/HpaI aldolase family protein, with the protein MTVHEIRARLAADKATVGTWLQLPSSDVAELMARAGYDWVAVDMEHGSFGRTGLPDIFRAIECGGAAPFARLGEASKTQIKAALEAGAQGLIFPMIESREQLDRAIDLSVYPGQDSWRKPGETAPEYRGVGYCRANVFGKKFDDYRASRAPEIFLVAQIEHIRAVDNLKAILAHPRLDAIMVGPYDLSGSMGLTGQFDHPDFKAAMARIAAGCASAGARMGLHIVQPDPEELTRQIAAGSRFIAYGIDSVFLWRAAERPN; encoded by the coding sequence ATGACTGTACATGAAATTCGTGCGCGGCTGGCGGCTGACAAAGCCACTGTGGGTACATGGCTGCAACTGCCTTCGTCCGACGTGGCCGAGCTGATGGCCCGCGCCGGTTACGACTGGGTTGCCGTTGATATGGAACACGGCTCGTTTGGCCGTACAGGCCTGCCGGATATCTTCCGCGCCATCGAATGCGGCGGCGCCGCGCCTTTCGCCCGTCTGGGCGAGGCCAGCAAAACCCAGATAAAGGCTGCGCTTGAGGCTGGCGCTCAGGGGCTTATCTTCCCCATGATCGAGAGCCGCGAGCAGCTTGACCGCGCCATTGACCTTTCGGTGTACCCCGGTCAGGACAGCTGGCGCAAACCGGGCGAAACCGCGCCCGAATACCGTGGCGTGGGCTACTGCCGCGCCAACGTGTTTGGCAAAAAGTTTGACGATTACCGCGCCAGCCGCGCGCCAGAAATATTTTTGGTAGCCCAGATCGAACATATCCGCGCGGTGGACAATCTCAAGGCCATCCTGGCGCATCCGCGCCTTGACGCCATCATGGTTGGTCCGTACGACCTCTCTGGCTCCATGGGCCTCACCGGTCAGTTTGACCACCCTGACTTCAAGGCGGCCATGGCACGCATTGCGGCGGGGTGCGCCAGCGCCGGGGCGCGCATGGGCCTGCATATCGTGCAGCCCGACCCGGAGGAGCTCACCCGTCAGATTGCGGCGGGCAGCCGTTTTATCGCATATGGCATTGATTCGGTCTTTTTGTGGCGGGCGGCTGAGCGCCCCAATTAG
- a CDS encoding NAD-dependent epimerase/dehydratase family protein, with the protein MKITVFGGSGFLGSHICDKLSEAGHAVTIVDLHPSPWLRPDQTMIAGNILDEETVNKAVAGADMVFNYAGIADIGEANNRPVDTARINVLGNVMVLEACRKAGVKRYVFASSLYVYGKSGGFYRCSKQACELYIENYQAMHNLPYTILRYGSLYGPRSDRRNAINRFVYEALATGGITYYGAPSALREYVHVDDASAATLAVLDPEFENQNIIISGNQPMRVGDLFKMIGEMLGKELTISYQNDPNSGHYQVTPYAFMPKVGRKLVPPLTVDLGQGILRVMEEEHKEMHPELASEGGYLVPTDD; encoded by the coding sequence GTGAAAATTACCGTATTCGGCGGGTCTGGCTTTTTGGGCTCGCATATCTGCGACAAGCTTTCTGAAGCGGGACATGCCGTAACCATTGTCGATCTGCATCCCTCGCCCTGGCTGCGCCCCGACCAGACCATGATTGCCGGCAATATTCTGGACGAAGAAACCGTGAACAAGGCCGTTGCCGGCGCGGACATGGTCTTCAACTACGCGGGCATCGCCGACATCGGCGAGGCCAACAACCGCCCGGTGGACACGGCGCGCATCAACGTGCTTGGCAACGTCATGGTGCTTGAGGCCTGCCGCAAGGCGGGCGTGAAGCGCTACGTTTTTGCCAGTTCCCTGTACGTGTACGGCAAGTCCGGCGGTTTTTACCGCTGCAGCAAGCAGGCCTGCGAGCTGTATATCGAAAACTATCAGGCCATGCACAACCTGCCGTACACCATCCTGCGTTACGGCTCGCTGTACGGCCCGCGCTCCGACCGGCGCAACGCCATCAACCGCTTTGTCTACGAGGCGCTGGCCACCGGCGGCATCACCTACTACGGCGCTCCCTCGGCCCTGCGCGAATACGTGCATGTGGACGACGCCTCGGCGGCCACCCTTGCGGTGCTCGACCCCGAGTTTGAAAACCAGAACATCATCATTTCGGGCAATCAGCCCATGCGCGTGGGCGACCTGTTCAAGATGATCGGCGAAATGCTGGGCAAAGAGCTGACCATAAGCTATCAAAACGACCCCAACAGCGGTCATTATCAGGTCACGCCTTACGCCTTTATGCCCAAGGTGGGCCGCAAGCTGGTTCCGCCGCTTACGGTTGATCTGGGGCAGGGCATCCTGCGCGTCATGGAAGAAGAACACAAGGAAATGCACCCCGAACTGGCTTCAGAAGGCGGATACCTCGTACCCACTGACGACTAG
- a CDS encoding flagellar basal body L-ring protein FlgH: MQARYLIPVLALTYLFCVACGGSPTRRPALHPPVTPPQEYRQEGNAANNPGSLFAASESDTLFEDSRARRVGDIVVVKLVENTKAQNKAETTASKNGSNDYQVSAMFNRDHAGFIPFVPVGPQPAVGLPVLNTGSVSGLTATGKTKRENYVTTSLATRVLRVLPGGLMEIEGAREIKVNEETEYMVVRGMIRSKDVGADNSVLSTQIADASIEYYGKGVLADKQKPGWFTRLMDNIWPF, encoded by the coding sequence ATGCAGGCACGTTACTTGATACCCGTACTGGCGCTGACCTATCTGTTTTGCGTCGCCTGCGGCGGCAGTCCGACCCGGCGGCCAGCCCTGCACCCGCCGGTGACCCCGCCGCAGGAATACCGGCAGGAGGGAAATGCGGCCAACAACCCCGGCTCGCTTTTTGCCGCCAGCGAGTCAGATACACTGTTTGAAGACAGCCGCGCCCGCCGCGTGGGAGATATTGTGGTGGTCAAACTGGTGGAAAACACCAAGGCCCAGAACAAGGCCGAAACCACAGCCTCCAAAAACGGCTCCAACGATTACCAGGTTTCGGCCATGTTTAACCGCGATCACGCGGGTTTTATCCCCTTTGTACCTGTTGGGCCGCAACCGGCGGTGGGGCTGCCCGTGCTGAATACGGGGTCTGTCAGCGGTCTGACGGCAACGGGCAAGACCAAGCGTGAAAACTACGTCACCACCTCCCTGGCCACGCGCGTGCTGCGCGTGCTGCCCGGCGGTCTGATGGAAATTGAGGGCGCGCGCGAGATCAAGGTAAACGAAGAAACAGAGTATATGGTTGTGCGCGGCATGATCCGTTCAAAGGATGTCGGTGCGGACAACAGCGTGCTTTCCACCCAGATTGCCGATGCCAGTATCGAATATTACGGCAAGGGCGTTCTGGCCGACAAACAGAAGCCCGGCTGGTTCACGCGGCTTATGGACAATATCTGGCCGTTCTAG
- a CDS encoding 3-deoxy-manno-octulosonate cytidylyltransferase, translated as MNIIAIIPARMGSSRYPGKPLALIHNVPMVGHVAFRTAMSKTLTATYVATCDEIIENYCKDAGLKSVMTGDHHVRCSTRTAEALLKIEAATGQKADIVVMVQGDEPMVRPEMIDAAVAPMLADPSINVVNLMADMDTLEEFEDPNEVKVVVDHFNNALYFSREPIPSRKKGSDKVPMRKQVCIIPFRRDYLLHFNELPESPLEIYESVDMMRILEHGEKVHMVPTDCRTWSVDTPEDLARVARLMEGDDLMKGYRK; from the coding sequence ATGAACATTATTGCCATCATTCCCGCACGCATGGGTTCCAGCCGTTACCCCGGCAAACCGCTTGCCCTCATCCACAATGTACCCATGGTGGGGCATGTGGCCTTTCGTACGGCCATGAGCAAGACTCTTACCGCCACCTATGTGGCCACCTGCGACGAAATCATCGAAAACTACTGCAAGGACGCCGGGCTCAAGAGCGTGATGACCGGCGACCACCATGTGCGCTGCTCCACGCGCACCGCCGAGGCCCTGTTGAAGATTGAGGCCGCCACCGGCCAGAAGGCCGACATCGTGGTGATGGTGCAGGGCGACGAGCCCATGGTGCGCCCCGAAATGATCGACGCCGCGGTGGCCCCCATGCTGGCCGACCCCTCCATCAACGTGGTCAACCTCATGGCCGACATGGACACCCTTGAGGAATTTGAAGACCCCAACGAAGTGAAGGTGGTTGTCGACCACTTCAACAACGCGCTCTATTTTTCGCGCGAGCCCATCCCCTCGCGCAAAAAGGGTTCAGACAAGGTTCCCATGCGCAAGCAGGTCTGCATCATCCCCTTCCGCCGCGACTATCTGCTGCACTTTAACGAACTGCCCGAAAGCCCGCTGGAAATTTACGAATCCGTGGACATGATGCGTATCCTTGAGCACGGCGAAAAGGTGCACATGGTGCCCACCGACTGCCGCACCTGGAGCGTGGATACACCGGAAGACCTGGCCCGCGTGGCCCGTCTGATGGAAGGCGACGACCTTATGAAGGGATACCGCAAATAA
- a CDS encoding acyltransferase, giving the protein MAGNLQSFPAQGDKPVSGSECACAAGTKPCGAADTPAAGQSGRSAGKAAQPGHHGAPGIGSRVAAALEELWIAAFAWIPTPLGLAARLLAWRWLFRHCGSARFGTGLSLAGCRNMHLGNGVRLGRGCFVTASDGELVLHDNVALSPNVHVGADAGRIEIGAHTAVGPGTVIRAANHCIARKDVPIMQQGHVPGQIVIEDDVWIGANCVITPDVRIGRGAVVGAGAVVTRNVAPFSIVGGVPAKLIGMRGQGGQQQWD; this is encoded by the coding sequence ATGGCGGGCAACCTCCAGTCTTTCCCTGCGCAAGGGGACAAGCCCGTTTCCGGTTCTGAATGCGCATGCGCCGCAGGAACAAAACCCTGCGGCGCTGCCGACACGCCGGCGGCGGGGCAGTCAGGCCGGTCGGCGGGCAAGGCCGCACAGCCGGGTCACCACGGTGCGCCCGGCATCGGCAGCAGGGTTGCCGCAGCGCTTGAAGAATTGTGGATTGCCGCCTTCGCCTGGATTCCCACCCCGCTGGGGCTGGCCGCACGCCTGCTTGCCTGGCGGTGGCTCTTCAGACATTGCGGGTCGGCGCGTTTTGGCACCGGCCTGAGCCTTGCCGGTTGCCGCAACATGCATCTGGGCAACGGCGTACGCCTGGGGCGCGGCTGTTTTGTTACGGCCAGCGACGGCGAGCTTGTGCTGCACGACAACGTGGCCCTTTCGCCCAACGTGCATGTGGGAGCCGATGCGGGGCGCATCGAAATCGGCGCGCATACCGCGGTGGGGCCGGGCACGGTTATCCGCGCGGCAAACCACTGCATCGCCCGCAAGGACGTGCCCATCATGCAACAGGGGCATGTTCCCGGCCAGATTGTAATTGAAGATGACGTGTGGATCGGCGCCAACTGCGTCATCACCCCCGACGTGCGCATTGGCCGTGGCGCGGTGGTGGGCGCGGGAGCTGTGGTAACCCGCAACGTGGCCCCTTTCAGCATTGTGGGCGGCGTGCCTGCCAAGCTTATCGGCATGCGTGGCCAGGGCGGCCAGCAGCAATGGGACTGA
- a CDS encoding HAD family hydrolase, whose protein sequence is MSLQCLVFDCDGVILDSVPVKTRAFGRLMEPFGPEARDRFLMYHKVHGGVSRYKKFEWFFADVLGKTITPQESEALGNRFAEYVLDELRRCELIPGIQETLDSWRGRLPMFVCSGAPQEEVLAVLRERGLDGYFDGIHGSPPAKAVLLGQIVARQKLDPADVLMVGDAPTDRDAAETVGTQFYGVGPELKGGSFAWGEDLTGLDAWISARA, encoded by the coding sequence ATGTCACTGCAATGCCTTGTGTTTGATTGCGACGGCGTCATACTCGACAGCGTACCTGTAAAGACCCGTGCTTTTGGCCGCCTTATGGAGCCCTTTGGCCCCGAGGCGCGAGACCGCTTTTTGATGTACCACAAGGTGCACGGCGGCGTGAGCCGTTACAAAAAGTTTGAATGGTTTTTTGCCGATGTGCTGGGCAAAACCATCACGCCTCAAGAGTCGGAAGCCCTTGGCAACCGCTTTGCGGAATACGTGCTGGATGAGCTGCGCCGTTGCGAGCTCATACCGGGCATCCAGGAGACTCTTGACTCCTGGCGGGGCAGGCTGCCCATGTTCGTCTGCTCCGGCGCGCCGCAGGAGGAAGTTCTGGCGGTGCTGCGCGAGCGCGGGCTGGACGGATATTTTGACGGCATACACGGCTCGCCGCCAGCCAAGGCCGTGCTGCTGGGGCAGATTGTGGCCCGGCAGAAGCTTGACCCCGCAGATGTGCTGATGGTGGGCGACGCCCCCACAGACCGCGATGCGGCGGAAACCGTGGGCACACAGTTTTACGGCGTGGGGCCGGAGCTCAAGGGCGGCTCGTTTGCCTGGGGCGAAGACCTCACGGGTCTTGACGCCTGGATATCCGCCAGGGCCTGA
- a CDS encoding flagellar hook-basal body protein, whose protein sequence is MQAGMFSGLFAALTTEHRMNFIANNLANVNTRGYKRETLSFKDTMPTFAFDEIREPILNLKSTPLFPEPMNAARVRIAVSNTDFSQGAMQYTGNDLDVAINGDNAFFRVTTPTGQYLTRNGAFVLSGDGILMTPQGYTVQGAGGVIGIPPGTRHVQISGDGQVLADGNVIDQLTLVSVNNPQNLEKMGGNLFRPRDGVQVVEGNAYDAGARVEQGFTESANVEVVSEMVNMIEVQRQFEAYQKVMQTSDTLDRAANEKVGRRQG, encoded by the coding sequence ATGCAAGCAGGCATGTTTAGCGGGCTTTTTGCCGCGTTGACCACAGAACACCGTATGAATTTCATCGCCAATAATTTGGCGAATGTGAACACGCGCGGCTACAAGCGGGAGACCCTGTCGTTCAAGGACACTATGCCAACCTTTGCCTTTGATGAGATTCGGGAGCCGATTTTGAACCTCAAATCGACGCCGCTGTTTCCCGAACCCATGAATGCTGCCAGGGTGCGTATAGCCGTATCAAATACGGATTTTTCGCAGGGGGCCATGCAATATACCGGTAATGATCTGGACGTTGCCATCAACGGCGATAACGCCTTTTTCCGGGTCACTACGCCCACGGGCCAGTACCTGACGCGCAACGGAGCCTTTGTGCTCAGCGGCGACGGCATCCTCATGACGCCGCAGGGCTACACCGTGCAAGGGGCGGGGGGCGTTATCGGCATTCCACCCGGCACGCGGCATGTGCAGATCAGCGGCGACGGTCAGGTGCTTGCCGACGGCAACGTCATTGATCAGTTGACCTTGGTAAGCGTTAACAACCCGCAGAATCTGGAAAAAATGGGCGGAAACCTCTTTCGCCCGCGCGACGGAGTTCAGGTTGTCGAGGGCAATGCCTACGACGCAGGCGCCCGTGTAGAGCAGGGATTCACCGAATCCGCCAACGTGGAAGTTGTGTCCGAAATGGTCAACATGATTGAAGTCCAGCGGCAGTTTGAAGCCTACCAAAAGGTAATGCAGACATCCGATACGCTGGACCGCGCCGCCAACGAAAAAGTTGGCCGCCGTCAGGGCTAG
- the fliJ gene encoding flagellar export protein FliJ — protein sequence MPFHFKMQKVLDYREQLEEEAKVDLAHKQKLLEEARELFERLKAELRQSEDHLFESALVPQQERWLLEQYVKGLKGDVAQAALQARMQEQLVDEARKLLAARAIERKLLDKLKERQKQQYLREEQLKEQRVNDETATLRYKAPAL from the coding sequence GTGCCCTTTCATTTTAAAATGCAAAAAGTTCTCGACTACCGGGAGCAGCTTGAGGAAGAAGCCAAGGTTGATCTGGCCCACAAGCAGAAACTTCTGGAAGAAGCGCGGGAGCTTTTTGAACGGCTCAAGGCCGAGCTGCGCCAGAGCGAAGACCACCTCTTTGAATCAGCCCTTGTTCCACAGCAGGAGCGCTGGCTGCTTGAGCAGTACGTCAAGGGGCTGAAGGGCGACGTGGCCCAAGCGGCCCTGCAGGCCCGCATGCAGGAACAGCTGGTGGATGAAGCCCGCAAGCTGCTTGCCGCCCGCGCCATTGAACGAAAACTGCTGGATAAGCTCAAGGAACGCCAGAAGCAGCAGTATCTTCGTGAGGAACAACTGAAGGAGCAACGCGTCAATGACGAAACAGCCACACTCCGCTACAAAGCTCCGGCTCTCTAA
- the flgG gene encoding flagellar basal-body rod protein FlgG, whose protein sequence is MMRSLWTGATGMVAQQLNIDVISNNLANVNTTGFKKSRAEFEDLMYQTMRMAGAVTEGDNRLPVGIQVGMGTRPTAVHKFFTQGDFQNTGNTLDVAIEGDGFFQVDVNGELMYTRAGSFKLNQDGTVVTANGYILQPQFAVPAQTKTISVSSSGHIAALDSQGQELAGAEIPLYTFINPAGLDARGRNLYTPTQASGDSTEGVPGTDNVGTLAQGFLEMSNVEVVDEMVNMIVGQRAYEVNSKSIQTSDSMLGIAVQLKRS, encoded by the coding sequence ATGATGCGATCGCTTTGGACAGGCGCCACCGGCATGGTGGCCCAACAGCTCAATATCGACGTTATTTCCAACAACCTGGCCAACGTCAACACCACGGGTTTTAAAAAGAGCCGGGCCGAATTTGAAGACCTGATGTACCAGACCATGCGCATGGCTGGCGCCGTCACCGAGGGCGACAACCGTCTGCCCGTGGGCATACAGGTGGGCATGGGCACTCGCCCCACTGCCGTGCACAAGTTTTTTACGCAGGGCGACTTTCAGAACACCGGCAACACGCTGGACGTGGCCATTGAAGGCGACGGCTTTTTTCAGGTGGATGTAAACGGCGAGCTCATGTACACGCGCGCCGGTTCGTTCAAGCTCAATCAGGACGGCACGGTGGTCACGGCCAACGGCTACATCCTGCAGCCGCAGTTTGCCGTGCCCGCGCAGACCAAGACCATTTCCGTCTCGTCTTCGGGCCACATCGCGGCTCTTGACTCGCAGGGGCAGGAACTGGCCGGGGCGGAAATTCCGCTCTACACCTTTATCAACCCGGCTGGTCTCGACGCTCGCGGGCGTAACCTCTACACGCCCACACAGGCATCAGGCGACTCCACCGAAGGCGTGCCCGGCACAGACAATGTGGGCACGTTGGCTCAGGGCTTTCTGGAAATGTCCAACGTCGAGGTCGTGGACGAAATGGTGAACATGATCGTGGGCCAGCGCGCTTACGAAGTAAACTCCAAGTCCATTCAGACGTCAGATTCCATGCTGGGCATAGCTGTACAGCTCAAGCGCAGTTAG
- the truA gene encoding tRNA pseudouridine(38-40) synthase TruA, with protein sequence MRLKLLVAYVGTRYSGWQIQEKPSPPPTIQGELEAALRTIAGRSVRAYGSGRTDSGVHAHGQVVHCDVPDTRTGLDWRNSLNAVLPRDIRVLHAQQAAPDFHARKDALRKTYAYQLWQEQTFMPPQLTPFVWKCGPLNVDAMHEALPHLLGRHDFAALRNVGTDVDSTERTVLQAELNAMPPCEYYPPHAPMLRFVVTADGFLKQMVRNMAGLLVACGQGKIAPHSVPALLATRDRRSVPAVTAPPQGLALVNVVYP encoded by the coding sequence ATGCGCCTCAAACTTCTGGTGGCCTACGTAGGAACCCGTTACAGCGGTTGGCAGATACAGGAAAAACCCAGCCCGCCCCCCACCATACAGGGCGAGCTTGAGGCGGCCCTGCGCACCATTGCCGGGCGGAGCGTGCGCGCCTACGGATCAGGGCGTACCGACTCGGGCGTTCACGCCCACGGGCAGGTTGTGCACTGCGACGTACCCGATACCCGCACGGGGCTCGACTGGCGCAACAGCCTCAATGCCGTGCTGCCGCGCGACATCCGCGTGCTGCACGCCCAGCAGGCGGCCCCCGATTTTCATGCCCGCAAGGACGCTCTGCGCAAAACCTATGCCTACCAGCTGTGGCAGGAGCAGACCTTTATGCCCCCGCAGCTCACCCCCTTTGTCTGGAAATGCGGCCCCCTCAATGTTGACGCCATGCACGAGGCCCTGCCCCACCTGCTGGGGCGTCACGATTTTGCCGCCCTGCGCAATGTGGGTACGGACGTGGACAGTACGGAACGTACTGTGCTGCAGGCCGAACTGAACGCCATGCCGCCCTGTGAATATTACCCCCCCCACGCGCCCATGCTGCGCTTTGTGGTCACGGCTGACGGCTTTCTCAAGCAGATGGTGCGCAATATGGCGGGCCTGCTGGTTGCCTGCGGTCAGGGCAAAATTGCCCCGCACAGCGTACCAGCCCTGCTCGCGACCCGCGACCGCCGGTCAGTGCCAGCTGTTACCGCCCCGCCGCAAGGGCTCGCCCTGGTAAACGTGGTTTACCCCTGA
- a CDS encoding MotE family protein codes for MTKQPHSATKLRLSKLFRWLAVLCFIKLTILGLLLLDVPTPSWLGGSPRQDAPAVAETGPHGGQEAAQTAAAAEPASSGIAQSVSSSLSAMGSSLDAAIATVTDKVEAGQSVPQGAAAARIAAAAKPQGGHAANLPDAAMPAPLIRAAASGGAAGPSAASASSQTFSPNLPEPQALSAPQAEPGTSAPSSSLIVSAKPNRASESEWLDALGLSHLPIPGLGSVQAAHAAALDMPVPQAPSTGQSPFAPAEQTAPLSVPGAPPIPANIPRGQGADGAPLPQRSAAGGNDGFLPALPQGQNTGSLPVPAVQTPPNAYANDPNSKAQDLARQQQDILVLRQQMDQRLKDIQDTEKKMQDMIREARGIENEKVHRLVLTYSMMKPKAAAKALESMDERVAIRILSGMSPKQSGEILTYVSPAKTAKLTELITRMRIPD; via the coding sequence ATGACGAAACAGCCACACTCCGCTACAAAGCTCCGGCTCTCTAAGCTTTTCCGCTGGCTGGCGGTGCTCTGCTTTATAAAGCTTACCATCCTCGGCCTGTTGCTGCTGGATGTGCCCACGCCGTCCTGGCTTGGCGGATCGCCCAGACAGGACGCACCCGCCGTGGCCGAAACCGGCCCCCATGGCGGGCAGGAAGCCGCACAAACCGCCGCAGCGGCGGAACCGGCATCCTCCGGCATTGCCCAGAGCGTCAGCTCATCGCTGTCGGCCATGGGATCGTCCCTTGATGCTGCCATTGCCACTGTAACGGACAAGGTCGAGGCTGGCCAAAGCGTCCCCCAGGGCGCGGCCGCCGCCCGCATTGCCGCCGCTGCCAAGCCGCAGGGCGGGCATGCAGCCAACCTGCCCGACGCCGCCATGCCCGCGCCTCTTATCCGTGCGGCGGCCTCCGGCGGCGCAGCCGGGCCATCTGCCGCCAGCGCTTCCAGCCAGACGTTTTCGCCCAATCTGCCAGAGCCGCAGGCTCTGTCAGCCCCGCAGGCAGAGCCGGGAACCTCCGCGCCCTCCAGCAGCCTGATTGTTTCGGCCAAACCCAATCGCGCCAGCGAATCAGAATGGCTGGACGCCCTGGGACTGAGCCATCTGCCCATCCCTGGGCTTGGCAGCGTGCAGGCCGCCCACGCGGCCGCTCTGGACATGCCTGTTCCGCAGGCTCCTTCCACCGGGCAGTCGCCCTTTGCCCCTGCGGAACAGACCGCGCCGCTTTCAGTACCTGGCGCGCCGCCCATCCCGGCCAACATACCGCGCGGGCAAGGCGCAGACGGCGCTCCCCTGCCCCAGCGCAGCGCCGCAGGCGGCAATGACGGATTTTTGCCAGCCCTGCCGCAAGGTCAAAATACCGGTTCGCTGCCCGTGCCTGCCGTGCAGACGCCGCCCAACGCCTACGCCAACGACCCCAACAGCAAGGCGCAGGATCTGGCGCGCCAGCAGCAGGACATCCTTGTGCTGCGCCAGCAGATGGACCAACGCCTCAAGGATATTCAGGATACCGAAAAAAAGATGCAGGACATGATCCGCGAGGCCAGAGGCATCGAGAACGAAAAAGTTCACCGTCTGGTGCTCACGTATTCCATGATGAAGCCCAAGGCTGCGGCCAAGGCCCTGGAAAGCATGGACGAGCGCGTGGCCATCCGCATTCTTTCCGGCATGTCGCCCAAGCAGTCGGGCGAAATACTCACTTACGTGTCGCCCGCCAAAACCGCAAAACTGACAGAGCTCATCACCCGTATGAGGATCCCCGACTGA